The Gemmatimonadaceae bacterium genome contains the following window.
GCCCGGCGCGACCCAGGAACTCGCGCTTACGCTTACGGGGCGCTTGGCGCCGGGCCGCTACGACTTTGGCGTCGGGGCCGAGTCCGATGGCACGGTGTTCGTGGAGGGCTTCGCGACGATCGAGTATCCGCACATACGGCCCGTGCGCCTGTACCGGCAGTCGTCGGCGTATCTGCTGGCCGTGCCGGTGAGCGTGCCGCGCGCGCTGCGCGTGGCTTATGTGGTCGGCGTGTCCGACGGTATCGCGCCGGTTCTCTCGCAGCTGCAGATCCCGACCACGGCGATCTCAGCGGACCAACTGGCGCTGATTGACCTTGAGCAGTACACGACCGTCGTGATTGGGCCCAGGGCGTACGACGCCAACCCGGAACTCGCGGCGTCCAATCCCCGATTGTTTGAGTGGGTGCGCAAGGGAGGAACCCTGGTCGTCCAGTACGGGCAGTACGAGATGCAGCGGCCGGGCATGACGCCGGCGCCGATCGGCTTCTCGCGGCCGGCGGCGCGCGTGACGCGCGAGGACGCGCCCGTGCGCGTGCTCGATGCACAGTCCCGCCTGCTGCGCTGGCCGAACCGCATCACCGACGCAGACTGGGCGGACTGGGTGCAGGAGCGCGCGCTGTATATGCCCACCGACATCGACTCGACGTATCGCACGCCGCTGGCGATGAACGACCCCGACGAGGACGAGCGCCGCGGTGCCTTGCTCGAGCTGCGGTACGGGCAGGGGCGTTACGTGTACACCTCGCTCTCGCTCTTCCGTCAGATCCCCGGTGGCGTGCCAGGTGGCGCGCGCTTGCTGGTCAACCTTCTCTCGGCAGGGTTGCCAGCGGATCGATAGCGTATGGCACAGGCGAAGCGAACGGCCCGCGTCGTCATCATCGGCGGCGGCTTTGGTGGGCTCAGCGCTGCCCAAGCCGTGGCGCGCGCCTCGGGTGTGGAGGTGCTTTTGATCGACCGCACCAACCACCATCTCTTCCAGCCGCTGCTGTACCAGGTGGCGACGACGGCGCTGGCGCCGAGCGACATCACCGCCCCGATTCGTTGGATCCTGCGTCGCCAGCGGAACGTGACGACGCTGCTCGGCAGCGTCGAATCGGTGGACCGCGGCGCCCGCGTCATCCGGGTGAAGGGCGAACCCGAGCCGATCCACTACGACTACTTGATCGTGGCGCCCGGTGCCCGGCACAGCTATTTCGGCAACGACGCCTGGGAGCGCTGGGCACCGGGCCTCAAGAGCGTCGAGGACGCGCGACGCATCCGCAAGCGCTTCCTGCTGGCCTTCGAGCGCGCGGAGTGGGAGGAGGACGAGGCGGCGCGTCGCGCGCTGCTCACCTTCGTGCTCGTCGGCGGCGGGCCGACCGGTGTGGAGCTGGCCGGCGTGTTGCCGGAGATGTGTCGCCGGGCGTTTCGGCCCGACTTCCGTCGCATCGACACGGCGATGGTGCGCGTGATCCTGTTGGAAGGCGGTCCGCGACTGCTGCCGGCATTCCCGGAATCGCTGTCCGCCCGCGCGCAGCGCGACCTCGAGCGCCTTGGCGTCGAGGTGCGCGTGAACACGATGGTCACGGACATCACGGAGTTCGGCGTGCAGGTGGGCGAGGAGTTCATCCCCTCGCAGTCGGTCTTTTGGGCTGCCGGGAACGCGGCCTCACCATTGGCGAAGACGCTGGACGTGCCACTGGACCGCAGTGGCCGCGTGCTGGTGGAGCAGGACCTCAGCCTGCCCGGCGACCCTCGCGTCTTCGTGGTGGGCGACTGCGCCGCGGTGAAGCAGACGGACGGCAAGTGGGTGCCCGGCGTCGCACCGGCGGCGAACCAGATGGGAGCGCTGGCCGGGCACAACGTGCGCCGCGCGCTCAAGGGCGAGCCGACGAAGCCCTTCCGCTACATCAACAAGGGCGACCTCGCCACCATTGGTCGCCACAAGGCGGTCGCAAGCTTCTTCGACGGCAAGTTCCGCTTCGCGGGCTACCTGGCCTGGTTCCTCTGGCTGTTCATCCACATCGCGTACCTTGTCGGCTTCCGCAACCGACTCAGCGTGCTGCTGCAGTGGTTCTACAACTACATCTTCTTCGAGCGCGGTGTGCGCCTGATTACCGAGACCGAGGACGCGTCGATGTCTCGGCACCCGGCGACGCAGGGGCGGACCGGGGAGTTCCACGTACGGTCTTCGCAGCAGGCTTCGGTGGATTCGTAGGCTCTGGAACTGCAACTGCTTTGCCACAGAGGCACAGAGACACAGAGAGCTTGAGCGCACCGCGACGGCTGCCTGCACTCTCAGTGTCTTCGTTTTTCCTATGAACTACGCGAGCGGGTCGGCGCGCTCGCCGTTCCAAAGAAAGAAGACACAGAGGCCGCACGGTCGCTTCAGCACCGTCGCGAAACCCTCTGTGTCTCTGTGCCTCTGTGGCAAAGCAGTTAGCAGTCTCTACGCCGCCGCAGAAACAGGCTTGCGTGCAGGGATGTGTGCCTCAATCCCCATCCCAATCACGATCGTGAACGCGGCCAGCGCCGCGCCCGTGAAGAAGGGGACGCCCTTGCCGAGGTAGTCGTAGGCAAAGCCCGCCCAGATCGGCCCCACGACTCGCGCCAAGCCGCCGAAGGTCTGCTGCACGCCCATGTACAGGCCGCGCTCGTGGTTCGGGATCACCTGAGAGAGCATCCCCGTCACGCACGGGAACGTGAACGCCGTACCAAGCGGGATCAGCAACACCGCCAGCGCCAGCGATGTGTAGTTCGTCGTGAACGGCAGCGCCAGCAAGCCCGCCGTCAGGAATGCGCCGCCGTAGCGCGAGAGCCGCGGCTCGCGGTAGCGATCCACCGCCGGGCCAAGCAGCACCGCGCGCGTGAACACCGACAGCGCGCCGATGTAGACGAACACCCAGCCGATGTTCGTCTCGTTGATGCCAAAACGGTCATAGAGGAACAGCGCGAGGATCGCCGTCATCCCCTGGAAGGCGCCCATGCCGATGGCGTAGATCCAGATCAGTCGGCTCGCGGGCAGCGTCGGGTGCGTCGTCACGCGCAACAGGGTCTCGCGCGAACCCGAGACCTTCGGGCGGTCCGCCGTGCGCACGCCGGCCTGCTCGTTGGATTCCGTGAGGTACTTCCACGCGAATCCCATGTTCACCACCGTGATCACAGCCGCCAGCAAGCCCGGCCACTCGGGCCCCATCCGGGCGGAGAAGGAACCGATCGCGGGTCCAAGCGCCACACCGGCGTTCGTCGCCGCGGAGAGCCAGCCGAGCGCCTTGGCACGGTCCTGCGGCTCCGTGGCGTCTGCGACATAGGCCTGGATCACGCCGACCGTGCCGCCGCCCGCGCCCTGCACGATGCGCGACAGGAACAGGAGTTCGAGGTTTCCGGCGAACGCAAAGACGATATACGCGACGAAACTCGCGCCGAGTCCGATCATCAGCGCCGGACGCCGACCATAACGGTCCGAGACCCGTCCCCAGGCGGGTGCGCTCAGCAGCTGCGCCACGGCAAACGACGACACGAGCAGCGCGATCACCGTGCCTTCGCCGCCCATCCCGACGGCGTCCAGCGCCTGCCACAGCGGTCCGCGGCCCACGAAGCGCGTCGCGTAGAACGGCAACAGCGGGAGCACCATCAGGAGCCCCACCATATCCACGAACGCGGTGACCATCAGGACTACGAGCTTGCCCAGCGGAGAACCCTCGAGGCTGCGGGCGGCTGCCGGCCGGATGGGCAGGCATTCCCTGAAAGATACACGGGTTAACTACTACTGGTCGGCGTCGGGCCGGGCGGTAACTTCGAAGGGTGATAGAGGCCATTGGGCGGTCCGTCCGGAAGTCCCTGGGCGCCATCGGAGCGGCGGGGCGGCTCACCGTCGAGTCGGGCCGTTCCCTGCAGGACGTCTCGACTTGGGGCCCGAACTTCTCGCAGCAGGCCCGGCAGCTGGGCGTGGACTCCCTGCCCATCGGCATCCTGATTGCGCTGTTCACCGGCGTGGTGCTCTCGCTGCTGGCCAGCTACAGCTTCACCGGTGCCGTGCCACGCTACTTGGTCGGCACGCTGGTGCAGAAGACCATCATGATGGAGCTCGCACCCGTGCTCACCGGTCTCGCGCTGGCCGGTCGCGTCGGCGCCAACATCGCCGCCGAAATCGGCACGATGCGCGTCACGGAACAAGTTGATGCGCTCGAGACCTTGTCCTTCGACCCCGTGGCGTACCTCGTCGTACCGCGCGTCCTCGCGGGCGTACTGATGTTTCCCGTGGTCGTGGGCGTCGCGATGATGGTGGGACTTGGCGCCGGCTGGGGCGCCTCGCTGGTGCTGCTGGACCTGAGCACGCCGGAGTTCCTCAAGGGCGTGCGGTTGTTTTTCGACAACTTCGACGTACGCTACGGCCTCGTGAAGGCGGCCAGCTTCGGCTTCGCGGTCACCATCCTCGCGTCGGCCAACGGCCTCCGCACCCGCGGCGGCGCGCAGGGCGTCGGAGGTGCGGCCACGCAGGCCGTGGTGCAATCTGCAGTGTTCATCCTCGTCCTCGACGCGTTCTGGGCGATGGTCTGGCTCCTCGGGAGGGCCACATGAAGCGGCGGTCGAACGATTGGATCGTGGGCGCCACCGTGCTCGGTGGAATGGCACTGGTGGTCGTTGTCACGATGTGGCTGCAACAGGCCGACATCGGCCAGCAGCGCGTGGAAGTCACGGCGCGCTTCCGCGAGGTCGGCAACATGGCGGTGGGCAACGCCGTCGTGATCCGCGGCGTGCGCGCGGGGCGCGTGGATGACATCCACCTGGCCGACAGCGGCTGGGTGACCACGACACTGCTGCTGGATCCCGGCATTCAGTTGCCGCCCAATCCCGTGGTGCTCACGCAGGCATCCACGCTGTTCGGAGAATGGCAGGCCGTGATTACCCAGCGCGATGCCGTGCCGGCCATTCGCGAAGTGGTCCTGCAGCTGCAGGACTCCGCCGGAGCGCCGGCCAACACGCTCGCGGGCGCCGTGCTGCCAGACATCGCGCAGCTGACCTCGGTGGCGGGCGGCATCGCCGGCAACGTGGCCTCGGTGGCCGAGCGCGTGCGCACGGCCTTCGACGACTCCGCGGCGCGCGAACTGCGCACCACCATCCGCAACCTCAGCGTGATGTCCACCGAGCTCACGCGCACGGTGCGCCTGCAGTCGCAGAATCTGGATATGATTGCCGCGCAGGTGCGCGCCGGGGTGGGCGACCTGTCGTCCGGTGCGGCCGCGCTGCAGCGCTCCGTCGGCCGGCTCGACTCCGCGACCTCGGCGGGTGAGATCGCACGCATTGTCGCCGACGCCCAGGCCGCTGCCGCCGACCTCCGGCAGATGAGCGGGCGCCTGAACGAGATGTCGGAGTCGTTGATGCGCGCCGAGAACAGCCTGTCGCGTGCCATTACGAAAGCGGACACGCTGCTCGGCAGGGTCGAGCGAGGTGAAGGTTCGCTGGGCCTGCTGTTCAACGACCCAAGTCTGTATCGAAACACGGACTCGCTGCTGGTGGACCTGCGCGTGCTGCTGTCGGAGTTTCGCGCGAATCCCAAGCGCTTCGTCAACCTGAGCATCTTCTGACCCAGCGCATCCGCACGCGATTCCTCGTCATCGGGTCGGGAATCGCAGGGCTCCACACGGCGGGTCGTTGCTCCGACCACGGCGACGTGGTCGTGCTGACCAAGCGCACGTTGCGCGACTCCTCCACCGCCTGGGCGCAGGGCGGCATCGCGGCGGCGCTCGGCGCGGGCGACTCGCCCGAACTGCACCGCCTGGACACGCTGGCCGCCGGCGCGGCGTTGTGCGATGCGGCCGCCGTCGAGGTGCTGGTCGCCGAGGGGCCGGCGCGCGTGCGCGAGCTGGCCGACGCGGGCGCGCAGTTCGACCTCGACGAACACGGACGCTTCACGTTGGGCCGCGAGGCCGCGCACTCGCGCAAGCGCATCGTGCACGCCAAGGGTGACCAGACGGGCGCCGAGGTCTCGCGGGCGCTGATCCACCGCGTGCGTGAGCGCGAGAACATCGAGGTGCTGGAGACGGCGCGCGCGCTGGACCTCATCGTTTCCGGCGGGCGCTGCTGCGGCGTGCGCGCGGCGGTGGGTGGACGCGCGGTGGAGATCATTGCCGATGCCACGGTGCTGGCGACCGGAGGCTGCGGGCAGTTGTATCGCAGCACGACGAATCCACTCGTCGCGACGGGCGACGGCTACGCCATTGCACACCGCGCAGGCGCGACGGTGGCGGACATGGAGTTCGTGCAGTTCCATCCCACGGCGCTCGACACACCGGAGAACCCGCTCTCGCTGATCTCCGAGGCCGTGCGCGGTGAGGGCGCGGTCTTGGTGAATGATCGCGGCACGCGCTTCATGCTGCGCCGGCACCGCGCCGCCGAACTCGCGCCACGCGACGTCGTGGCCCGCGAGATATTCCGTGAGCAGCAACGCGGCAGCCGCGTCTGGCTGGACGCCACCAAGCTCTCGCGCACCTTCGCGCGCCGATTCCCCGGCATCCTGGCGCTCTGCCTCGCACGCGGCATCGATCCGCGCCGCGACCTGATTCCCGTGACGCCGGCCGCACACTACATGATGGGCGGCATCGTCACGGACCTTGCCGGCCGCTCGTCGATGGAGCGCCTCTATGCTTGCGGCGAGGTCTCACGCACCGGCGTGCACGGGGCCAACCGCCTCGCGTCGAACTCGCTGCTCGAAGGCCTCGTGTTCGCCGAGCGCGTGGCGCGCGATGCCGTCGCGCAGCCGAAGCTTCCGCGCGTGCCGCAGGCCAAGGAGTGGCGCGTGCCGGTCCTCCGTGATCGCGGCGCCGCCCAGGTCGCCGCGGACGAGATCCGCCGTCTGATGTGGGACCACGCCGGCATCGACCGCGATGCCAAGGGATTGCGGGAGGCGCGGAAGGGACTGGCGGCGATCAAGACGCGGCTTGCGGCCGGTGCCACCGAGGAGATCAACATGGTCGAGACGGCCCAGTTGATCGTCGAGAGCGCGCTGATGCGCCGCGAGTCACGCGGCGGGCACTATCGCAGCGACTTCCCCAAGCCCAAGAACAAATGGAAGGGTCGCCACATCGAGTGGTGAACCGGGGCAGGGCCCAAGGGCGTTAACTTTCTACCATGGTTCCACGAGCCGACCAAGAGACCGAGGCGCTGCAGCGCCGCATTCGCGCGCTGGCCAAGGAGCGCAACGCCGTCATCCTGGCGCACAACTACGAGCGCCCCGAAGTCCAGGACGTCGCAGACTTCGTCGGCGACTCCTTGGGCCTGTCCCGCGAGGCAGCGCGCACCGACGCCGATGTCATCGTCTTCTGCGGCGTGCACTTCATGGCCGAGACGGCCGCAATCCTGTCGCCACAAAAGACGGTGTTGCTGCCCGACCTCGCCGCCGGCTGCTCACTGGCCAGCACCATCGACGCCGAGCAGCTCCGGCACTGGAAGGCCGAGCATCCCGGCGCCGTCGTGGTGGCCTATGTGAACACAACGGCCGAGGTGAAGGCCGAGAGCGACTACTGCTGCACCTCGGGCAACGCGGTCGAGATCGTGAACGCGATCCCCGAGGACCAGGAGATCCTCTTCCTGCCCGACATGTTCCTCGGCGCGCACGTGCGTCGGGTCACGGGACGGAAGAACATCCACGTCTGGATGGGCGAGTGTCACGTGCACGCGGGGATCGACCCCGAAAACATCCGCCTTCAACGCGCGATGCATCCGGAGGCGGAGTTCTTGATCCATCCCGAGTGCGGCTGCGCCACCAGTGTGGTGGAGGCGGTGAGCGCGGGCGATGTCGATCCCGACGGCGTGCACATCCTCTCGACCGAGGGGATGATCAAGCGGCCCGGCGAGTCAGACTCAGAAACGTTCATCGTCGCCACGGAGGTGGGAATCCTGCACCGCCTCCAGCGCGCCTATCCGGGCAAGACTTTCCACGCCGCCAACGAGCGCGCGAGCTGCGCCTACATGAAGGTGACCACGCTGCCAAAGGTGCTCGGCGCGCTCGAGCGTCTGGAGCATCGCATCACGGTGGCGCCGGAGATCGCCGCACGCGCGACACTGGCCATCGAGCGGATGGTGAGCATTGGCGGTGGGCAGCCGACGCCGGCCGGACCCGGCGTGGATCCCGGCGAGTGAGCGCCGATCGCGAGCGCCAGCCGCCACGGCGGATCACGCCGCTCGCGACGCCTGCCTATGCGCCGCCTGGCGGCGGATTTCCATTCTCTGAATCGCAGATTGTCGAGCTCGTGCGCACGGCGCTCGAGGAAGACCGTGCGTTCGATGACCTGACCACCTTGGCGACCGTCGTGCCCGGCCACCACGCGCGCGGCTCACTCGTCGCGCGCGCCGACGGCGTCGTGGCCGGAGTCCCGCTGGCGCTGGCGGCGTTCCGGCTGCTCGACGCGCACGTCGAGATCCGGGTGGACGCGGAGGACGGCTCTCCGGTGCGGAAGGGCGATACGGTGCTCTATCTCTCCGGTGCCGCGCGCGGCCTGCTCTCGGCGGAGCGCGTCGCGCTCAACTTCCTGCAGCGGCTCTCCGGCGTGGCAACCATGACCGCTCGATACGTGGCAGTCGTCGCCGGGACGAGCGCGCGCATCCTCGACACAAGAAAGACAACGCCCGGCTGGCGACTCCTCGAGAAGTACGCCGTGCGCTGCGGCGGTGGCATCAACCATCGGTCCACGCTCGCCGAGGCCGTGCTGATCAAGGACAACCATCTTGCCGCCTGCAACGGCGATGTGGCCGTCGCGGTACAGCGCGCGCGCGCGTACGCGCCTGGCGGAACGTTGGTCCAGATCGAGTGCGACACGGTCGCGCAGGCGCGCGCCGCCGTGGCCGCAAGAGCCGATGCGTTGCTCCTCGACAACATGCCGATCCACGCGTTGCGCGAGTGCGTCGAGCTCGCGCGCGGCCACTGCTGGACGGAGGCCTCGGGTGGAGTGTCGCTGCAGACGTTGCGTGGCATCGCCGAGACCGGCGTGGATCGCATTTCGGTCGGCGCGCTCACGCACAGCGCCCCAAGCCTCGACTTGGCGCTGGACTTCGAGTAGTCGAGCCTCCACTCGGAGAGCAAGGCCGCGATGCTGAGGCGTAAGCGATTGCCCCACAATCGTTTACGACTTGACATCGGGACTCCGATTGACTACATTGATGGAGTACAACCGCGGCACCTGCCGCACCGATTTCTGGCGTAGGAGACTCGCGCTGAGTCCTGCGCCTCCTGGCCGCTCCCGCTACCGGTGTGAGAATCCCGGTCCCGTTGCAGCGGCCACTGGACGCATCCACCCCTCCGGGTGACGCTGCCTGCATTGCGCCGCCCGGCCATCACGGAGGAGCGACAATGGCTTACAAGCTTGAGCAGATTGAGGGCATCGGCCCCCACTTCGCCGGCATCCTGGCGAACGTGAACGTGAAGAACACTGACCAGTTGCTGCGGCACGCCAAGGATGAGGGCGGGCTGAAGAAGCTCGCTGAGCGCACGCAGATTTCCCTGGCGCATCTCGAGGCCTGGGCCCATCGCGCGGACTTGATGCGCGTGAACGGCATCGGTCCGGAGTTCAGTGAGTTGCTCGACGCGTCGGGCGTGGAGTCCGTCGCCGAGCTGAGCATGAGGAATCCGCAGAACCTGATGAACCTGCTCGCGCGGGTGAATGCGGAGAAGAGGCTCACCCGCACGGTGCCGGCATTGCGCACGCTGACCAAGTGGGTCACCCGCGCGCAGGACCTGGTGCTACGTGACAAGGGCATGGTGCGCACGCTTCCGTCATCGACGGCAGGAAAGACGGCGGTCTCCCCGATGGCGCAGCGCCAACCGACGGTGCCGCGGCAGCCGGTGGTCGGGTCAGGCGCCGGCGTGGGGCAGTCGTCGGGTGGCTATCAGGTGTCGGGCACGGGATCCGGCCCGTATCGGATGCCGTAAGACAGGGCAGCAGACGCAGGGCGCGGGACGGTGGGCAATCAGCCCTGCCGTCCCGTGTTAGTTTTTGCCCGTGGCCCAGCCCCAGATGACGCCTCCCACCGACGAGGTCCCGACCACGGACGAGACCTGCGACCACTGCGGCTCGCGCACGCTGGTCTGGCGGAAGTGCAAACTCATCTGCAGCGATTGCCGGCAGATCAACAAGTCCTGCGCGGACCTCTGACCTCGTGACCGGCACACCGACGCCCATTCCTGCGCGGCCGTCGGGCCCGCAGCTTACCCCGCGCTCCACGGCGGCGATCGTGGCCGGCCCGTCGGTGGCCTGGCGGCAGGCGCTCTGGCTGATTGCCGCGGCAACGCTCGCCCGATTGATGCTGGGCGCCATCGTCCCGCTCTTCCCCGACGAGGCCTACTACTGGGAATGGTCGCGACACCTGCAGCCTGGGTACTTCGACCATCCCGGCGTGTTGGCGTACGCGATTGCCCTGGGCACGGCCGTGTTCGGCGATACGAACATCGGTGTGCGCGTGCTGCCCATCCTGTTCGGTGCCGTGGCGAGCCTGGCGGTTGCCGCGACGGCACGGCGCCTGGCCGGCGACATCGCCGCGCGATTCGCCGCACTGGTGCTGGCAGTGATGCCGCTCTCCGCGGCGGGATTCGTGCTCGCGACGCCCGACGCGCCGCTGCTGGCCTTCGAGGCGCTCACGCTTCTCGCGCTCACGCAGGCCCTCGCACCCGGTGCGAATGCCCGCGAGCAGCGACGCGCCTGGCTGGCCGCGGGTGTCGCCATCGGCCTGGCGATGGCCTCCAAGTACACGGCCGTGCTCATCCCGGCGACCGTCGCGTTCGGCATCGCGCTGCACCCGGAGCTGCGAAAACACTTCGGGAAGCCCGGACCCTACCTCGCGGTCGCCACCGCTTCGATGGTCCTGTTGCCCGTGCTCCTGTGGAATGCGCAGCACGACTGGATCTCGTTCCGCTTCCAGCTCGCGCACGGCCTGGGCAGTACCGCACGCGGGGCCTGGTGGCAACGTGAGCTCGACTTGCTTGGCGGACAGATTGGACTGGTGTCGCCGCTGCTCTTCGGGGCCTTCCTGCGCGCCAGTTGGCGCGCGGCGAACCCTCACGGCGAGCCGCGCCGCTTCGTGTTCGCCGTCGTGACGCTC
Protein-coding sequences here:
- a CDS encoding NAD(P)/FAD-dependent oxidoreductase, translated to MAQAKRTARVVIIGGGFGGLSAAQAVARASGVEVLLIDRTNHHLFQPLLYQVATTALAPSDITAPIRWILRRQRNVTTLLGSVESVDRGARVIRVKGEPEPIHYDYLIVAPGARHSYFGNDAWERWAPGLKSVEDARRIRKRFLLAFERAEWEEDEAARRALLTFVLVGGGPTGVELAGVLPEMCRRAFRPDFRRIDTAMVRVILLEGGPRLLPAFPESLSARAQRDLERLGVEVRVNTMVTDITEFGVQVGEEFIPSQSVFWAAGNAASPLAKTLDVPLDRSGRVLVEQDLSLPGDPRVFVVGDCAAVKQTDGKWVPGVAPAANQMGALAGHNVRRALKGEPTKPFRYINKGDLATIGRHKAVASFFDGKFRFAGYLAWFLWLFIHIAYLVGFRNRLSVLLQWFYNYIFFERGVRLITETEDASMSRHPATQGRTGEFHVRSSQQASVDS
- a CDS encoding MFS transporter: MVTAFVDMVGLLMVLPLLPFYATRFVGRGPLWQALDAVGMGGEGTVIALLVSSFAVAQLLSAPAWGRVSDRYGRRPALMIGLGASFVAYIVFAFAGNLELLFLSRIVQGAGGGTVGVIQAYVADATEPQDRAKALGWLSAATNAGVALGPAIGSFSARMGPEWPGLLAAVITVVNMGFAWKYLTESNEQAGVRTADRPKVSGSRETLLRVTTHPTLPASRLIWIYAIGMGAFQGMTAILALFLYDRFGINETNIGWVFVYIGALSVFTRAVLLGPAVDRYREPRLSRYGGAFLTAGLLALPFTTNYTSLALAVLLIPLGTAFTFPCVTGMLSQVIPNHERGLYMGVQQTFGGLARVVGPIWAGFAYDYLGKGVPFFTGAALAAFTIVIGMGIEAHIPARKPVSAAA
- a CDS encoding ABC transporter permease, with the translated sequence MIEAIGRSVRKSLGAIGAAGRLTVESGRSLQDVSTWGPNFSQQARQLGVDSLPIGILIALFTGVVLSLLASYSFTGAVPRYLVGTLVQKTIMMELAPVLTGLALAGRVGANIAAEIGTMRVTEQVDALETLSFDPVAYLVVPRVLAGVLMFPVVVGVAMMVGLGAGWGASLVLLDLSTPEFLKGVRLFFDNFDVRYGLVKAASFGFAVTILASANGLRTRGGAQGVGGAATQAVVQSAVFILVLDAFWAMVWLLGRAT
- a CDS encoding MCE family protein — protein: MKRRSNDWIVGATVLGGMALVVVVTMWLQQADIGQQRVEVTARFREVGNMAVGNAVVIRGVRAGRVDDIHLADSGWVTTTLLLDPGIQLPPNPVVLTQASTLFGEWQAVITQRDAVPAIREVVLQLQDSAGAPANTLAGAVLPDIAQLTSVAGGIAGNVASVAERVRTAFDDSAARELRTTIRNLSVMSTELTRTVRLQSQNLDMIAAQVRAGVGDLSSGAAALQRSVGRLDSATSAGEIARIVADAQAAAADLRQMSGRLNEMSESLMRAENSLSRAITKADTLLGRVERGEGSLGLLFNDPSLYRNTDSLLVDLRVLLSEFRANPKRFVNLSIF
- a CDS encoding L-aspartate oxidase, producing the protein MTQRIRTRFLVIGSGIAGLHTAGRCSDHGDVVVLTKRTLRDSSTAWAQGGIAAALGAGDSPELHRLDTLAAGAALCDAAAVEVLVAEGPARVRELADAGAQFDLDEHGRFTLGREAAHSRKRIVHAKGDQTGAEVSRALIHRVRERENIEVLETARALDLIVSGGRCCGVRAAVGGRAVEIIADATVLATGGCGQLYRSTTNPLVATGDGYAIAHRAGATVADMEFVQFHPTALDTPENPLSLISEAVRGEGAVLVNDRGTRFMLRRHRAAELAPRDVVAREIFREQQRGSRVWLDATKLSRTFARRFPGILALCLARGIDPRRDLIPVTPAAHYMMGGIVTDLAGRSSMERLYACGEVSRTGVHGANRLASNSLLEGLVFAERVARDAVAQPKLPRVPQAKEWRVPVLRDRGAAQVAADEIRRLMWDHAGIDRDAKGLREARKGLAAIKTRLAAGATEEINMVETAQLIVESALMRRESRGGHYRSDFPKPKNKWKGRHIEW
- the nadA gene encoding quinolinate synthase NadA, producing MVPRADQETEALQRRIRALAKERNAVILAHNYERPEVQDVADFVGDSLGLSREAARTDADVIVFCGVHFMAETAAILSPQKTVLLPDLAAGCSLASTIDAEQLRHWKAEHPGAVVVAYVNTTAEVKAESDYCCTSGNAVEIVNAIPEDQEILFLPDMFLGAHVRRVTGRKNIHVWMGECHVHAGIDPENIRLQRAMHPEAEFLIHPECGCATSVVEAVSAGDVDPDGVHILSTEGMIKRPGESDSETFIVATEVGILHRLQRAYPGKTFHAANERASCAYMKVTTLPKVLGALERLEHRITVAPEIAARATLAIERMVSIGGGQPTPAGPGVDPGE
- the nadC gene encoding carboxylating nicotinate-nucleotide diphosphorylase, whose product is MSADRERQPPRRITPLATPAYAPPGGGFPFSESQIVELVRTALEEDRAFDDLTTLATVVPGHHARGSLVARADGVVAGVPLALAAFRLLDAHVEIRVDAEDGSPVRKGDTVLYLSGAARGLLSAERVALNFLQRLSGVATMTARYVAVVAGTSARILDTRKTTPGWRLLEKYAVRCGGGINHRSTLAEAVLIKDNHLAACNGDVAVAVQRARAYAPGGTLVQIECDTVAQARAAVAARADALLLDNMPIHALRECVELARGHCWTEASGGVSLQTLRGIAETGVDRISVGALTHSAPSLDLALDFE
- a CDS encoding DUF4332 domain-containing protein, with translation MAYKLEQIEGIGPHFAGILANVNVKNTDQLLRHAKDEGGLKKLAERTQISLAHLEAWAHRADLMRVNGIGPEFSELLDASGVESVAELSMRNPQNLMNLLARVNAEKRLTRTVPALRTLTKWVTRAQDLVLRDKGMVRTLPSSTAGKTAVSPMAQRQPTVPRQPVVGSGAGVGQSSGGYQVSGTGSGPYRMP
- a CDS encoding glycosyltransferase family 39 protein — its product is MTGTPTPIPARPSGPQLTPRSTAAIVAGPSVAWRQALWLIAAATLARLMLGAIVPLFPDEAYYWEWSRHLQPGYFDHPGVLAYAIALGTAVFGDTNIGVRVLPILFGAVASLAVAATARRLAGDIAARFAALVLAVMPLSAAGFVLATPDAPLLAFEALTLLALTQALAPGANAREQRRAWLAAGVAIGLAMASKYTAVLIPATVAFGIALHPELRKHFGKPGPYLAVATASMVLLPVLLWNAQHDWISFRFQLAHGLGSTARGAWWQRELDLLGGQIGLVSPLLFGAFLRASWRAANPHGEPRRFVFAVVTLSCLGFFIYSATRRPVEANWPAIAWVSALLLAAASRPMLRTRWERAAVWVAGVLTLLALSHVVAGWWPLPPTRDPVARAHGWRRASTEVAAVMAAESATAGAPVLVAANRYQDAALLAFHLPSKPRTFSLNLAASRGNQYDLWPALTAAASPGATLLYVLDVRAERVDRLPDAIVALQDHFASVERGPRIALQRGNAEEHGARRVWIFRGWRGSWPLNPTSDQTLP